TTAGCTACAACTGACCTGCTACCGAATGAACTTTTTGGTTCAAATCAAACCAAAATAAAGGTACTCCTCTTTTTAGTTTGATTATTGCGTTGCAAAAAGGTTTTACTATTTTTGCAGCAAGTTTTGAAAAACTATGGGAAAAGGCGATAGAAGAACAAAAAGAGGTAAAATTGTCCGTGGTACATACGGCGTGTATAGAAAACGTAAGAAAAAGAAAAAAACTACTCCACCTTCTGAGCAAAATACATAGTCCTGTGTGATAGAATAAAAACTTAGTTCCTATAAACGCAGATAGCACCAAAATGGCTATTAACCGAGTAGCCAAAGGGCTTTTTTACTGAAAAAAGTGCAGTACAAAGGCTACTGACCAAGCATTTTAATAAGTGGCAAGTAAAGCATTGATTCTTACAGGGTATTCACTTTGCTGTCGACTATTGCTTCCAAAATTCTTTCTACGTTCGTAATACTGTTTTAGAATTGGGACGCTTAAATCTCATACACCTCTACTTCAATCTTTGAAGAAACACGGTCAAACGTCCAACCCTTTTGCCAAAGAACTTTTTGATTATATTTAGATTTTTTGAGCATACTCCTCGCTGCACTTAGGTCAGGGGCATTTTGGACTTAGCCCGCAGAATATCGCCCTTGTAGGTATGAAGGCAGTGAAGCGCCCACAAGGACACGCCCAAAAAATTAAAAACCTTATTCTTTGGACAAAAGCAAAACAGACTTAAAACCTACTCACATAAAAACTGAAAAACCCACCAATCTGTACGAATGGTGGGTTCTTACTTATCGTTAGTTAATTAAGCAACCCCTGTTCTTCTTATAGCAACTTGATACTTGTTACCTGCCCTGCTCAAAGTAATGTTAAAAATTCCATTGCCCGAATTAGAGTCTAAATACTTCTTACCATTGTTCTCCTTAATGAAGTAAAATAACTCCGTAGTGGAAATAATTCCCGTAGCAACACTAGGTCTCAATGAACCTGTGTATTCTTGTGGGCTAATCTGTAAGTTGACCTTGTTACCTACCACAGTCCCTTTTACTTTCACTGTTCCCAAAGTAGGACTTTTCAAAATTAACGTATCCCCACTACCTTTCTGTACCTGAATCTCTTCGTTAGAAATATCCACTTTTTCGCTCCAAATGGGATTGCCACTATCATCCAGCGGTACGTAGTAACTGCCTGGACCTATCTTGTACGTTCCCACAAAGTCATCAAGGGATGCAGTTAAGCTTGCTGTTGCGGAAGTGGGTTCTTCTTCATCTTTTCCACATCCCCAAAATAACAGCAGAATGAGAGCAAGCCAAGCTAATTTGAAAGCACTATACTTCATAAGTTTTGGATTAAAATTACCTACTTTTACGCATGTCTTTGTTTTACGTTGGTAGCTAAAGCCTGATTATGAGTATTTGTATGCACTCTTTGAGTAAGCGTAAAAATTTTTGGGCTATGTGTAAGGAATATATTCGGGCACGCGAACAATCCAATTAAATTCATCAGGAATAGTACCTCTTTGAATGCCTGTTAAGGTATCATAAAGCTTTTGGCTAATTGGTCCGTAATCAAGGTGGGCTTTAGGTATTAGGGTTTGATCTTGAAAACCTATGCATGAAATAGGGGTAATAACAGCAGCAGTACCCGTCCCAAAAGCTTCTTGAAAGGTATTTTCTTGGTAAGCTTGTACAAGTTCATATATGCTCAATGCTTTTTCATGAACTGTATAGCCCCACTTTTTTAGTAAAGTGATTACACAATCTCGGGTAACACCCATAAGGATTGTCCCTTCAGGTGTAGCGGGTGCGGTATAAACTTCGTTGTCAATAACAAAAAATAAATTCATTGTGCCTGATTCTTCGACAAAAGATAATTGCAAAGCATCTAGCCATAGAACTTGGTCATAACCTTGTTGTTTAGCCTGTTGAGTAGCGAGTAAGCTTGCGGCATAGTTTCCTGCGGCTTTTGCTGCCCCTACTCCCCCACGTACAGCACGTACGTACTGTTGCTGCGCTAAAATTCGTAGAGGTTTAGTGTAGTATTTAGTAACTGGTGAAGCCATAATCAAAAACATATAATTTTCCGAAGGTTTTACTCCTAAAAAACTGTCTGTGGCAAAAAGTAAGGGGCGTAAATACAAAGCTTCCCCTTGCCCTGAAGGTACCCAGTTACGC
This sequence is a window from Bacteroidia bacterium. Protein-coding genes within it:
- a CDS encoding 30S ribosomal protein THX yields the protein MGKGDRRTKRGKIVRGTYGVYRKRKKKKKTTPPSEQNT
- a CDS encoding branched-chain amino acid aminotransferase, with translation MELNIEITLASRSRIHEVDFESLGFGKHFTDHIFIAEYKDQTWQNARIIPFQNLCINPALSALHYGQSIFEGMKAFKYADGSVVLFRPEKNWSRLNASAYRLCMPQVPEILFMEGLKIFVDIERNWVPSGQGEALYLRPLLFATDSFLGVKPSENYMFLIMASPVTKYYTKPLRILAQQQYVRAVRGGVGAAKAAGNYAASLLATQQAKQQGYDQVLWLDALQLSFVEESGTMNLFFVIDNEVYTAPATPEGTILMGVTRDCVITLLKKWGYTVHEKALSIYELVQAYQENTFQEAFGTGTAAVITPISCIGFQDQTLIPKAHLDYGPISQKLYDTLTGIQRGTIPDEFNWIVRVPEYIPYT